The Methanobacterium lacus genome includes a region encoding these proteins:
- a CDS encoding NADH-quinone oxidoreductase subunit B family protein, producing MADKPKIGTMWLAGCSGCHLSIADIHEAIIDVMGLADFEFSPVLMDVKYDEVPDDLDVLIIEGGIRNDENRELAEMLRKKAKFVIAYGVCAVYGGIPGLGNLHTADELAQEAYVNSASTYNEEGIIPNEDIPHLESRVRPLSDVIDVDLSIPGCPTRSDVLAEALVALLTGEAVSLPTTNLCEVCPREKPPEGMAMDKIIRQFELGRPDEELCLVPQGLVCMGPSTTSLCGAECPSIGIPCRGCYGPTAKVTDQGAKMISAIGSDFGVEHDKTVDPEEVADQLDDIVGTFYTYTLPAALIPMKVQKEGK from the coding sequence ATGGCAGATAAACCAAAAATAGGGACTATGTGGTTGGCTGGATGTTCCGGTTGTCACTTGTCCATTGCAGATATACACGAAGCTATAATCGACGTGATGGGATTAGCAGACTTCGAATTCAGTCCTGTACTCATGGATGTTAAATACGATGAAGTACCAGATGACCTGGATGTTCTAATTATTGAAGGTGGAATCCGAAACGACGAAAACCGTGAACTTGCCGAAATGCTAAGGAAAAAAGCAAAATTCGTCATAGCTTACGGTGTTTGTGCAGTTTATGGTGGAATACCAGGACTCGGAAACCTACACACAGCCGATGAACTTGCACAGGAAGCTTACGTAAACTCTGCAAGTACATACAACGAAGAAGGTATCATCCCAAATGAAGATATACCACACCTCGAAAGCAGAGTAAGACCACTATCAGACGTAATAGATGTTGATCTATCCATACCAGGATGCCCAACAAGGTCTGATGTTTTAGCTGAAGCATTAGTTGCTCTTTTAACAGGAGAAGCTGTTTCACTACCTACAACAAACCTCTGCGAAGTTTGTCCAAGGGAAAAACCACCGGAAGGAATGGCTATGGACAAAATCATCAGGCAGTTTGAACTTGGTAGACCAGATGAAGAACTGTGCTTAGTTCCACAGGGACTCGTATGTATGGGCCCATCAACAACATCTTTATGCGGAGCAGAATGTCCATCAATAGGCATTCCTTGTAGAGGATGTTACGGACCAACAGCAAAGGTTACTGACCAAGGTGCAAAGATGATAAGTGCAATTGGTTCAGACTTCGGTGTTGAACATGATAAAACAGTTGACCCAGAAGAAGTTGCTGACCAGTTAGATGATATTGTGGGTACATTTTACACATACACACTCCCAGCTGCATTAATACCAATGAAGGTGCAAAAGGAGGGAAAATAA
- the mvhA gene encoding F420-non-reducing hydrogenase subunit MvhA: MVKLTMEPVTRIEGHAKITVHLDDAGNVEETRLHVMEFRGFEKFLQGRPVEEVPRIVPRICGICDVQHHLAAAKASDQCYGFKDDEILPAAYKMRELMNWGSFMHSHALHFYFLAAPDFIAGKDRKTRNVFQIIKDAPDVALQAIELRKNALDIVKATGGRSIHPTSSTPGGISTELDAETQADLLKKAQRNVELAQATFDLAKPIFEENLELVETLGAVETYHTGLVNKGVWDVYNGDVRMKDKEGKIYAEFGSENYLDYMAEKVKPYSWLKFPYIKDLGYPEGIYRVAPLSRLNVADKMPSPIAQDAFKEFKETFGYAQQPLLFHWARLIELIAAAEMAADALEGDLSGEKFPGPIERQAGEGVGIVEAARGTLTHHYQTDEDGLVTKANIVVATIQNNPAMEMGIQKVAKDYIKPGVEVDDKIFNLMEMVIRAYDPCLSCATHTIDSNMKLATVEVYDGQGHLINKV; this comes from the coding sequence ATGGTTAAGTTAACAATGGAACCAGTGACAAGGATTGAAGGTCACGCAAAGATAACAGTGCATCTCGATGATGCAGGAAATGTTGAGGAAACCAGACTTCACGTTATGGAATTCAGAGGATTTGAAAAATTCCTCCAAGGAAGACCAGTTGAAGAGGTTCCTAGGATAGTACCAAGAATCTGTGGTATCTGTGATGTGCAGCACCACCTGGCAGCTGCTAAAGCATCAGACCAGTGTTACGGATTCAAAGACGACGAAATTTTACCAGCTGCTTACAAAATGAGGGAATTGATGAACTGGGGTTCATTCATGCACTCCCACGCACTTCACTTCTACTTCTTAGCAGCACCTGATTTCATAGCAGGTAAAGATCGTAAAACAAGAAACGTCTTCCAGATCATTAAAGACGCACCAGACGTTGCACTTCAGGCAATTGAACTGAGGAAAAACGCTTTAGACATAGTCAAAGCAACTGGTGGAAGGTCCATTCACCCAACATCATCCACCCCAGGTGGTATCTCAACAGAACTTGATGCTGAAACTCAGGCAGACCTTCTCAAGAAGGCTCAGAGAAACGTGGAACTTGCACAGGCAACCTTTGACCTTGCAAAACCAATCTTCGAAGAAAACCTAGAATTAGTTGAAACCTTAGGAGCTGTTGAAACTTACCACACCGGTTTAGTTAACAAGGGTGTTTGGGATGTTTACAACGGTGATGTCAGGATGAAAGACAAGGAAGGTAAAATATACGCTGAATTTGGAAGCGAAAACTACCTTGACTATATGGCTGAGAAAGTTAAACCTTACTCATGGCTCAAATTCCCATACATCAAAGACTTAGGATACCCAGAAGGTATCTACAGAGTTGCTCCTCTATCCAGGCTAAACGTGGCTGACAAAATGCCATCACCAATAGCACAGGATGCATTCAAAGAGTTCAAAGAAACCTTTGGATACGCTCAACAACCACTACTCTTCCACTGGGCAAGATTAATCGAACTCATAGCAGCTGCAGAAATGGCTGCAGATGCTCTTGAAGGAGATTTATCCGGTGAAAAATTCCCTGGACCTATCGAAAGACAGGCTGGAGAAGGTGTGGGTATAGTTGAAGCAGCAAGGGGTACATTAACCCACCACTACCAGACAGATGAAGATGGACTCGTAACCAAAGCAAACATTGTGGTTGCAACAATCCAGAACAACCCTGCCATGGAAATGGGTATACAGAAAGTTGCTAAAGATTACATAAAACCTGGAGTTGAAGTAGATGATAAAATATTCAACCTCATGGAAATGGTAATAAGAGCATACGATCCATGTCTATCCTGTGCAACTCACACAATCGACTCAAACATGAAACTCGCAACAGTTGAAGTGTACGACGGTCAAGGACACCTCATAAACAAGGTATAA
- a CDS encoding 4Fe-4S binding protein — protein sequence MIVVNKEDCIRCGACQGACPTAAIEVSPEDVIFCDVCGGAPKCVDICPKGALKTEEITVGENGVAQARVAYNPALCDKCGDCIDVCPPQVLKLDEGKVSKIPLEGYCVMCQRCVDICPVEVIGVEGVKEPKHTDIDISGPIAIVDCVGCGMCVDECPVDAITLDEIGGSIAIDEETCIKCGVCSQTCPWNAVYISGKKPEKRSKNMLKFEVDENTCIGCNLCVEECPGDFIEPKPSTLSVTLPEVCTACGLCEKLCPVDAIDLEVELGPSKPASEEGIVWDESKCDHIGACARICPTDAIRVVTNTGMEVPGDAKTGAEPSFAMCTRCGACTTACPEGALTISEIDKVIDGKVVKRNRISFSPDKCTECGDCVDVCPYNMLKLTGEKVPLKGYCILCDQCIEPCPKDALSMK from the coding sequence ATGATAGTAGTCAACAAGGAAGACTGCATCAGATGCGGCGCATGCCAGGGTGCATGTCCTACAGCAGCCATAGAAGTTTCACCCGAAGATGTGATATTCTGTGATGTCTGTGGAGGCGCACCTAAATGTGTGGATATATGCCCAAAAGGTGCATTGAAAACCGAAGAAATTACTGTTGGTGAAAACGGAGTTGCACAAGCTCGTGTAGCTTACAACCCCGCCCTTTGTGATAAATGCGGTGACTGTATTGATGTTTGCCCACCACAAGTACTGAAACTCGATGAAGGTAAAGTAAGCAAGATTCCACTTGAAGGATACTGTGTCATGTGTCAGAGATGTGTTGACATATGCCCAGTTGAAGTCATAGGAGTTGAAGGTGTCAAAGAACCTAAACATACTGATATTGACATCAGCGGACCTATAGCCATCGTCGACTGTGTAGGTTGTGGAATGTGTGTGGATGAATGTCCAGTAGACGCAATCACACTCGACGAAATTGGTGGAAGTATTGCCATTGATGAAGAAACCTGTATAAAATGTGGTGTCTGTTCACAGACCTGTCCATGGAATGCAGTTTACATTTCAGGCAAGAAACCAGAAAAACGTTCCAAGAACATGCTCAAATTTGAAGTGGATGAGAACACCTGTATAGGGTGCAATCTCTGTGTTGAAGAATGTCCTGGTGACTTTATAGAACCTAAACCATCTACATTATCAGTTACCCTTCCAGAAGTCTGTACAGCGTGCGGATTATGTGAAAAACTGTGTCCTGTAGATGCTATAGATCTTGAAGTTGAATTAGGTCCTTCCAAACCTGCATCAGAAGAGGGTATAGTATGGGACGAATCCAAATGTGATCATATTGGAGCATGTGCAAGAATATGCCCAACTGACGCAATAAGGGTAGTTACCAACACTGGAATGGAAGTTCCTGGAGATGCTAAAACAGGTGCAGAACCATCATTTGCAATGTGTACACGTTGCGGTGCTTGTACCACAGCATGTCCTGAAGGAGCTCTAACCATATCTGAGATTGACAAAGTAATAGACGGCAAAGTCGTTAAACGAAACAGGATCTCATTTAGCCCAGACAAGTGCACAGAATGTGGTGACTGTGTGGATGTATGTCCATACAATATGCTGAAACTCACTGGAGAAAAAGTACCTCTCAAGGGTTACTGTATACTCTGTGACCAGTGTATAGAACCATGTCCTAAGGACGCACTATCAATGAAGTAA
- a CDS encoding CooT family nickel-binding protein, protein MCESTVYSTENSMIMEDVLNIKIDGNKIYLTDILGMKKELSGVIVEIDLDKHGIYIKLN, encoded by the coding sequence ATGTGTGAATCAACTGTGTACTCAACTGAAAATTCAATGATAATGGAAGATGTGTTGAACATTAAAATTGATGGCAATAAAATTTATCTCACTGACATATTGGGCATGAAAAAAGAGTTGTCTGGAGTGATTGTTGAAATTGATCTTGATAAACATGGAATATACATCAAACTCAATTAA
- a CDS encoding dihydroorotase, translating to MCIVNCRLNPSDQECSIGIENGKIVSIQRLPSVADEIVDLNGKIILPGLIDVHVHMRDPGLTYKENFKTGTESAAAGGFTTVLDMPNTKPPTNTAHDFKNKLKIAGSKSIVDFGLHAGTANPEEIPGLGDLNPASFKVFMDLHDDEFLMNLFSEISDLNQSGTHDHLVSIHAEDQEIVKKYTTMKSSETRSDSMVYADARPPLAEDVAVSKAIMMAKEFNLKVHICHASTETSLNSIQNAKTEGCNISSEVTPHHLFLDSSYLKKFANFAKTNPPLRSDSKKIRLKDLPITDIVGTDHAPHTIAEKEKNVWNAPPGIPGLETALPLLLNQINLGNISFNEIRRLLCENPAERFKIKNKGHIKTGMDADFVVVDMKKEWIIDSDNFYSMAHYSPFDGMKVTGVPIMTILRGEIIMKDSEVFKAIGNHVYS from the coding sequence ATGTGCATAGTAAATTGTAGGCTAAACCCATCAGATCAGGAATGTTCCATAGGCATTGAAAATGGGAAAATTGTTTCGATACAACGGTTACCATCTGTAGCTGATGAAATTGTTGATTTGAATGGAAAAATAATATTACCTGGATTGATAGATGTCCATGTTCATATGAGGGACCCTGGACTTACTTACAAGGAAAATTTCAAAACAGGAACAGAATCTGCTGCTGCAGGAGGTTTTACAACTGTCCTGGACATGCCCAATACAAAACCTCCCACCAACACAGCTCATGATTTTAAAAATAAGTTAAAAATAGCAGGATCAAAATCAATTGTTGATTTCGGACTTCACGCAGGTACTGCTAATCCTGAAGAGATTCCAGGTTTAGGAGATCTTAATCCTGCATCCTTTAAAGTGTTCATGGATCTCCATGATGACGAATTTTTAATGAATCTATTTTCAGAAATTTCTGATCTCAATCAATCAGGGACCCATGATCATCTAGTTTCTATCCATGCAGAGGATCAGGAGATCGTGAAAAAGTACACAACTATGAAATCATCTGAAACTAGGAGTGATTCCATGGTGTATGCAGATGCAAGACCACCACTTGCAGAAGATGTGGCTGTTTCTAAGGCAATAATGATGGCCAAAGAATTTAATTTAAAGGTCCATATTTGTCATGCAAGTACTGAAACGTCTTTGAATTCAATACAAAATGCCAAAACAGAAGGCTGTAATATAAGTAGTGAAGTAACACCCCATCATCTGTTTTTAGATTCGAGTTACCTTAAGAAATTTGCCAATTTTGCCAAAACCAACCCTCCCCTCAGGAGTGATTCAAAGAAGATAAGACTCAAAGATCTTCCAATAACAGATATTGTGGGCACTGATCATGCCCCACACACCATTGCAGAAAAGGAAAAAAATGTCTGGAACGCCCCTCCAGGAATTCCTGGACTTGAAACTGCACTTCCATTACTGTTAAACCAGATCAATCTGGGAAATATTTCTTTCAATGAAATCAGGAGACTCCTATGTGAAAATCCTGCAGAAAGGTTTAAAATTAAGAATAAAGGACATATAAAGACAGGGATGGATGCTGATTTCGTTGTGGTGGATATGAAAAAAGAGTGGATCATCGATTCTGATAATTTCTATTCAATGGCACATTATTCTCCTTTCGATGGAATGAAAGTTACAGGAGTTCCAATAATGACGATTTTAAGGGGTGAAATCATAATGAAAGACTCCGAAGTATTCAAGGCCATTGGAAACCATGTCTACAGTTGA
- a CDS encoding nucleotidyltransferase family protein gives MVEAELITKIFKRDEKLFKGDLNKQPSYGDVKSDVKIIADFTEYSPMHLGHRYCMEQAKKQVPEGIFVAIVPGLFERNGRGNPYIMTREARADTAVSVGADIVVEGPPMGIMGSGQYSMCLAATFKALDADYIPRGYRPFDGFQTILNRISNGFGVAPKPYKIVDMETKDVLYQGKLDEDNYVIVSLSKSLNKINFDFKNKFIFIKRLEGVSGTKIRENVGDGDLHAVETMLPTETMRILEREIEYGRAPMDQLRNYNGILDRVNNSNINELRSLTMMDERTLMSLIENRPFKTVLELEKSISRGFSRHHKNRVLSALEAGIFKEDIHKYIDRYPSVIRVLKYKNEEVLNEFRKRIPHRRLELWQ, from the coding sequence TTGGTTGAAGCTGAATTGATAACTAAAATTTTCAAGAGGGATGAAAAACTCTTCAAAGGAGACCTAAATAAACAACCTTCCTACGGTGATGTTAAATCTGATGTGAAGATAATTGCAGATTTTACTGAGTATTCACCCATGCACTTGGGCCATAGGTACTGTATGGAACAAGCCAAAAAGCAGGTTCCAGAAGGAATATTTGTTGCCATTGTTCCTGGACTTTTTGAGAGAAATGGAAGGGGAAATCCTTATATCATGACCCGAGAGGCACGTGCTGATACAGCTGTTTCTGTGGGTGCAGATATTGTTGTGGAAGGTCCTCCAATGGGTATTATGGGTTCTGGACAGTATTCCATGTGTCTTGCAGCCACATTCAAAGCATTGGATGCAGATTACATTCCAAGAGGATACAGGCCATTTGATGGTTTTCAAACCATATTAAACAGGATATCAAATGGCTTTGGTGTGGCACCTAAACCCTACAAAATAGTGGACATGGAAACCAAAGATGTTCTCTATCAAGGCAAGTTAGACGAAGACAACTACGTGATAGTATCCCTTTCCAAATCATTAAACAAAATAAATTTTGATTTTAAAAACAAATTCATATTTATAAAACGCTTAGAAGGGGTTAGTGGCACAAAAATAAGGGAAAATGTTGGAGATGGTGATCTGCATGCCGTTGAAACTATGCTCCCCACTGAAACCATGAGAATTTTAGAAAGGGAAATTGAGTATGGTAGGGCACCCATGGACCAGCTCAGAAATTATAATGGAATACTGGACAGGGTGAACAACAGCAATATCAATGAACTCAGATCGTTAACAATGATGGATGAAAGAACATTGATGTCCCTAATTGAAAACAGACCGTTTAAAACAGTTTTAGAACTAGAAAAATCAATTTCTAGAGGTTTCAGCAGACACCATAAAAACAGGGTTTTATCAGCACTTGAGGCTGGTATTTTTAAGGAAGATATACATAAGTATATAGACAGATACCCATCTGTAATACGGGTACTGAAATATAAAAATGAAGAAGTTCTAAATGAATTTCGAAAAAGAATACCACACAGGAGGCTAGAGTTATGGCAGTGA
- a CDS encoding peptidylprolyl isomerase, whose translation MAVKEGDFVKIGYTAKIQETGDVFDTTDETAAKEAGIHVENKSYGPIPIVVNGGHVLKGLDEALVGMEEGEEKTVEIAPENGFGMRDPKLMQLIPMSEFRKQGMKPEVGMAISSEGTTGIIRSISGGRVTVDFNHELAGKNLVYDIKVEDVIEDDVEKVKSMIELHYKAPNLDSDKHDIQIEDGVVRIAMDEMAKFDKQPYMDVTFARFRISRDIWENIENIEKVEFVDVFEKKVEEAAEEVVAEEVAEEVLTDEDKKE comes from the coding sequence ATGGCAGTGAAAGAAGGAGATTTTGTTAAGATAGGCTACACAGCTAAAATTCAGGAAACAGGGGACGTATTTGACACAACTGACGAGACTGCAGCTAAAGAAGCAGGAATTCATGTAGAAAATAAATCTTACGGACCAATACCAATAGTTGTTAATGGCGGACATGTTTTAAAAGGTCTTGACGAAGCATTAGTTGGAATGGAAGAAGGTGAAGAGAAAACAGTGGAAATAGCACCTGAAAACGGATTTGGAATGAGAGATCCTAAATTAATGCAGCTAATTCCAATGTCAGAATTCAGGAAACAGGGAATGAAACCTGAAGTTGGAATGGCAATATCCTCAGAGGGAACCACTGGAATCATAAGAAGCATCAGCGGTGGAAGGGTCACTGTTGACTTCAACCATGAACTCGCTGGTAAAAACCTTGTATATGATATTAAAGTGGAAGATGTCATTGAAGATGATGTTGAAAAGGTTAAAAGCATGATCGAACTCCATTACAAGGCACCTAACCTTGATTCAGACAAACACGATATCCAGATTGAAGATGGTGTTGTGAGGATTGCAATGGATGAAATGGCTAAGTTTGATAAACAACCTTACATGGACGTCACATTTGCTAGGTTCAGAATTTCCAGAGACATCTGGGAAAACATTGAAAACATTGAAAAAGTTGAATTTGTAGATGTTTTTGAGAAAAAGGTTGAAGAAGCTGCTGAAGAAGTAGTAGCAGAAGAAGTAGCCGAAGAAGTTCTAACAGACGAAGATAAAAAGGAATAG
- a CDS encoding KEOPS complex subunit Pcc1, translated as MKITAKIEFRYINPEYAEAAYESLHPDNVGYIESYVENESMICCIEGDSVGRLLATADDLIFCETMVEKIAELTKKP; from the coding sequence ATGAAGATAACAGCCAAGATCGAGTTCAGATACATCAACCCAGAATACGCTGAGGCAGCATACGAATCACTCCACCCCGACAATGTGGGTTATATCGAGTCTTATGTTGAAAATGAATCTATGATCTGCTGTATTGAGGGTGATTCTGTTGGACGTTTGCTTGCAACTGCAGACGATCTGATTTTCTGCGAAACCATGGTTGAAAAAATTGCTGAACTAACTAAAAAACCGTAA
- a CDS encoding ATP-binding protein → MMKIAVTGKGGVGKTTLSGTLACLLSQTYKVFAIDADPDMNLASSLGIHEKITPISSMKELIQERTGATPGSSFGEVFRMNPKISDLPESLSINYDEAGRLKILVMGTVDKGGDGCVCPASVLLKALMRNLILKKDEMVILDMEAGVEHLGRKTAEAVDIMIILVEPGLKSLETAERIKRLANDIGIKKIAAVVNKVSSPEEEIFVKNKLNGLEINVLGTIPRDNRVVEADMEGKALVDYPDSKALASIGNIASKIVEMDK, encoded by the coding sequence ATGATGAAAATTGCAGTAACTGGAAAAGGAGGGGTTGGAAAAACAACCCTTTCGGGCACACTGGCATGTTTATTGTCACAGACTTATAAAGTATTCGCTATCGATGCAGACCCCGATATGAACCTGGCAAGTAGCTTGGGTATTCATGAAAAAATAACTCCAATATCCAGTATGAAAGAGCTTATCCAGGAGAGAACTGGAGCAACACCAGGATCATCCTTTGGTGAAGTTTTCAGGATGAACCCAAAGATATCTGACCTTCCAGAATCATTATCAATTAACTACGATGAAGCTGGCAGATTGAAGATTTTAGTCATGGGGACTGTGGATAAGGGAGGAGATGGTTGTGTCTGCCCTGCATCAGTACTTTTAAAGGCATTAATGCGTAATTTAATCCTTAAAAAGGATGAAATGGTCATTTTGGATATGGAAGCCGGTGTGGAACACTTGGGAAGAAAAACTGCCGAAGCAGTGGATATCATGATCATCTTAGTTGAACCTGGTCTAAAATCACTTGAAACAGCCGAAAGAATAAAGAGACTTGCCAATGACATAGGAATCAAAAAAATAGCAGCTGTGGTAAACAAAGTTTCAAGCCCTGAAGAAGAAATTTTTGTAAAAAATAAACTTAATGGACTCGAAATTAATGTTTTAGGAACCATACCCCGAGATAATAGGGTTGTTGAGGCAGATATGGAAGGAAAAGCCCTGGTGGACTATCCTGATTCAAAGGCCTTGGCTTCCATAGGGAATATTGCTTCGAAAATTGTTGAAATGGATAAATAA
- the rplJ gene encoding 50S ribosomal protein L16: protein MVRAYTRKDYIRKIPGSRIVQYDMGNLSGDFPLKVTLAVKEHAHLSHNALEAARIASNRYMQRKAGRMGYHLKIRVYPHHIVRENPMATGAGADRVQDGMRKAFGKPVSSVAIVKPNQKVLTVFTNKRNFNDAKEALRRAAMKFPVTCRIEVEEGADLVK from the coding sequence ATGGTTAGAGCATACACTAGAAAAGATTACATTAGAAAAATTCCCGGTTCAAGAATTGTTCAATATGATATGGGAAACTTATCAGGGGATTTCCCTTTAAAAGTCACACTAGCAGTTAAAGAACATGCACATTTATCTCACAACGCACTTGAAGCAGCAAGGATAGCTTCAAACAGGTACATGCAGAGGAAAGCAGGTAGGATGGGTTACCATCTTAAGATAAGGGTATACCCTCATCATATAGTTAGAGAAAACCCTATGGCAACTGGTGCAGGTGCTGACAGGGTTCAGGACGGTATGAGAAAAGCATTTGGTAAGCCAGTAAGTTCTGTTGCTATAGTTAAACCAAATCAAAAGGTTTTAACAGTATTTACCAATAAGAGAAACTTCAATGATGCTAAGGAAGCTTTAAGAAGAGCAGCAATGAAGTTCCCGGTAACATGTAGGATTGAAGTGGAAGAAGGCGCAGATTTAGTTAAATAA
- the ppsA gene encoding phosphoenolpyruvate synthase, translated as MKHVEFFEELRKEDVDVAGGKGANLGELTQAGIPVPPGFVVTSKTYDQFIKETGIFDEIMDILNALDVNNNKELQAASVEIKNIIVQTRMPDEIRTIVVEAYNALCHRIGKDDVFVAIRSSATAEDLPEASFAGQQDTYLNIRGSDEVVEYVQKCWASLFESRAIFYREENDFDHSKVYIAVVVQEMVNAEKAGVMFTVHPSTGEEKILIEAAWGLGEGVVSGTVTPDTCWYDKETNEVLDYKVSDKKTMFKRDPETGHTVQVEVPETLREERVLSLEEIGKLADLGKRIQGHYNFPQDTEWAINNGEIFMLQSRPVTTLNMNNGSSDSEESDERIIITKGLGASPGMASGAVKIVKNTDELDKIEKGDVLVTVMTTPDMVPAMKRADGIITDEGGVTCHAAIVSRELGIPCVVGTGEGSKILKENSIVTLDGSKGFVYEGKLKTSESKDETGPKTATIVQNQPILTVTEVKVNVSMPEAAQKASETGADGVGLLRTEHMMLALGVHPKKFIMDGKEDELVKALVENILKVADAFYPKTVWYRTLDAPTDEFQSLEGGENEPHEHNPMLGWRGIRRELDEPEILRAEFKAVKKLHEEGYTNIGVMLPLVQHPSELREAKKIAREVGLRPQENIEWGIMVETPAAALTIEDFIAEGIDFVSFGTNDLTQYTLAIDRNNEHVAGLYSERHPAIMKLIGRVIKECNKAGVKTSICGQAGSMPDIVEQLVELGITSVSANTDAVATVREVVARVEKKLVLKAARKMMQG; from the coding sequence ATGAAGCATGTCGAATTTTTTGAAGAACTGAGAAAGGAAGATGTAGATGTTGCAGGCGGAAAGGGTGCAAACCTAGGAGAGCTAACTCAAGCAGGAATACCAGTACCCCCGGGTTTTGTTGTAACATCCAAAACCTATGATCAATTTATTAAAGAAACAGGAATCTTCGATGAAATAATGGACATTCTTAATGCCCTAGACGTCAATAACAACAAGGAACTTCAAGCAGCATCTGTGGAAATTAAGAATATTATTGTTCAAACCAGAATGCCTGATGAAATTAGGACCATAGTGGTAGAAGCATACAATGCATTATGTCACAGAATTGGCAAAGATGACGTTTTTGTAGCCATAAGATCATCTGCAACAGCTGAAGATTTACCAGAAGCATCATTTGCAGGACAGCAAGATACTTATCTTAATATAAGGGGCAGTGATGAAGTTGTGGAATATGTCCAAAAATGCTGGGCATCTCTTTTTGAATCTCGTGCAATTTTTTACAGGGAAGAGAATGATTTTGATCATTCCAAAGTTTACATAGCAGTGGTAGTTCAGGAAATGGTTAATGCTGAGAAAGCAGGAGTGATGTTCACAGTACACCCATCAACTGGAGAGGAAAAAATTCTCATAGAAGCTGCATGGGGACTTGGTGAAGGAGTTGTTTCAGGAACTGTTACTCCTGACACTTGCTGGTACGATAAAGAAACGAATGAAGTTCTTGATTACAAAGTGAGTGACAAAAAAACCATGTTTAAAAGGGACCCTGAAACTGGACACACAGTACAAGTGGAAGTACCAGAAACACTCCGTGAAGAACGTGTTTTAAGTCTTGAAGAAATTGGTAAACTTGCAGATCTAGGAAAGAGGATACAAGGCCATTATAATTTTCCACAGGATACTGAATGGGCAATTAACAACGGCGAAATATTCATGTTACAATCCCGACCCGTTACAACCCTTAACATGAACAACGGATCATCTGATTCAGAAGAATCTGATGAGAGAATAATTATTACAAAGGGACTTGGTGCAAGCCCTGGAATGGCATCTGGTGCAGTTAAAATTGTTAAAAACACCGATGAGCTTGATAAAATAGAAAAAGGAGATGTTCTGGTCACTGTAATGACTACACCAGATATGGTTCCTGCTATGAAAAGAGCCGATGGTATTATAACAGATGAAGGTGGTGTAACCTGCCACGCAGCAATTGTTTCCAGGGAACTTGGTATACCTTGTGTTGTTGGTACTGGGGAAGGTAGTAAGATACTCAAAGAAAATTCCATTGTCACACTCGATGGTAGTAAGGGATTTGTCTACGAAGGTAAACTCAAAACAAGTGAATCTAAAGATGAAACTGGCCCAAAAACAGCAACAATTGTTCAAAATCAGCCAATTTTAACTGTAACGGAGGTTAAAGTCAATGTAAGTATGCCTGAAGCCGCCCAAAAGGCATCTGAAACAGGTGCTGACGGTGTGGGTCTACTCAGAACAGAACATATGATGCTTGCATTGGGAGTGCACCCTAAAAAATTCATCATGGATGGAAAAGAGGATGAACTTGTTAAGGCACTGGTTGAAAACATACTCAAAGTAGCAGATGCTTTCTATCCTAAAACTGTATGGTACCGAACACTGGACGCACCTACAGATGAATTCCAATCCCTAGAAGGTGGAGAAAACGAACCCCATGAACACAACCCTATGCTTGGTTGGAGGGGAATACGCAGAGAACTCGATGAACCTGAAATTTTAAGGGCAGAATTCAAAGCAGTTAAAAAACTTCATGAAGAAGGATACACCAACATAGGTGTTATGCTGCCTCTTGTACAGCACCCTAGTGAATTGAGGGAAGCTAAGAAGATCGCAAGGGAAGTTGGTTTAAGACCTCAAGAGAATATCGAATGGGGAATAATGGTTGAAACACCAGCAGCAGCTTTAACAATAGAAGATTTTATTGCTGAAGGAATAGACTTTGTAAGTTTTGGAACCAACGATCTGACACAGTACACACTTGCAATTGACAGGAACAATGAACATGTAGCTGGATTATACTCAGAAAGACATCCTGCCATAATGAAATTGATTGGAAGGGTTATTAAAGAGTGTAACAAGGCAGGAGTCAAAACCAGTATTTGTGGACAGGCCGGAAGTATGCCTGACATAGTAGAACAGCTTGTTGAATTAGGAATTACAAGTGTATCTGCCAACACCGATGCAGTTGCTACCGTAAGAGAGGTTGTTGCAAGGGTTGAAAAGAAACTGGTACTTAAAGCAGCAAGAAAAATGATGCAGGGATAG